Proteins encoded by one window of Candidatus Binatia bacterium:
- a CDS encoding bifunctional (p)ppGpp synthetase/guanosine-3',5'-bis(diphosphate) 3'-pyrophosphohydrolase, translated as MNLPALIDRVRGYDSAADIEVLRRAYDFSVRVHKGQRRASGEPYFTHPVEVAGLIADLKLDVPSVVTGLLHDTVEDTLTTIDEIRDHFGSDVAALVDGVTKISQMNFSSREEKQAENFRKMLVAMARDIRVILVKLADRTHNMRTLESLSPERQHEIAQETLEIYAPLAHRLGIYWMKSELEDASLRYLHPEVYYQLKRNVAKKRAEREKYIHEVIGILSKRLADNGIETEVTGRPKHFYSIYQKMQTQNLLYDQIYDLVAFRVLVDSVRDCYGALGVVHAHWKPIPSRFKDYIALPKQNMYQSLHTTVIGPYGERMEVQIRTHAMHRVAEFGIAAHWRYKGGRRQAEDDAQRFTWLRQLLEWQQNTQDPQEFLRSVKEDLFSEEVFVFTPQGDLLNFPEGSTVIDFAYRIHSEVGHHCTGARVNGRLVPLRYHLHSGDTVEIITTASQTPSKDWLNFVKTSRAKQKIRNWIKYQQRTRSVALGREIIERDLARHSLDLGRLRKDGRLTQVVAALGQKDEETVLASIGYGKLTTHQVLAHLLPAEALQQGPVDESPLRRLFRRIARQSPAGVRVSGVEDMLVRFGKCCAPLPGERILGFVTRGRGVTVHAIDCPRVLESDPERRVEAVWDDGASGPRPVTLEVACIDEPGLLAAISKAISSTGVNISGAQIRSVPEKKALNTFDVVVNSVDQLNRVIRAIGKVRGVMKVARARG; from the coding sequence ATGAACCTGCCCGCCCTCATCGACCGCGTCCGCGGCTACGATAGCGCCGCCGACATCGAGGTTCTGCGCCGGGCCTACGATTTCTCCGTGCGCGTGCACAAGGGGCAGCGCCGCGCTTCCGGCGAACCCTATTTCACGCATCCCGTCGAGGTGGCGGGCCTGATTGCCGACCTAAAGCTCGACGTGCCCAGCGTCGTCACCGGTCTCCTCCACGACACCGTCGAGGATACCCTGACGACGATTGACGAGATCCGCGATCACTTCGGAAGCGACGTGGCTGCTCTGGTGGACGGTGTAACCAAGATCAGCCAGATGAATTTTAGCAGCCGCGAGGAGAAACAGGCGGAGAACTTCCGCAAGATGCTCGTGGCGATGGCGCGCGACATTCGGGTCATTCTGGTGAAGCTGGCCGATCGCACGCACAACATGCGCACGCTGGAGAGCCTGTCCCCCGAGCGGCAGCACGAGATCGCGCAGGAGACGCTCGAGATTTACGCGCCGCTGGCGCACCGGCTGGGCATTTACTGGATGAAGAGCGAGCTCGAAGACGCTTCCCTGCGCTACCTGCACCCGGAGGTCTACTACCAGCTCAAGCGCAACGTCGCGAAGAAACGAGCCGAGCGCGAGAAGTACATCCACGAGGTGATCGGTATCCTGTCGAAACGACTGGCGGATAACGGTATCGAGACCGAAGTGACGGGTCGGCCGAAGCACTTCTACTCCATCTACCAGAAGATGCAGACGCAGAACCTCCTCTACGACCAGATCTACGATCTGGTCGCCTTCCGTGTCCTGGTCGACTCCGTGCGCGACTGTTACGGCGCGCTCGGCGTCGTGCACGCTCACTGGAAGCCCATCCCGAGCCGGTTCAAGGATTACATCGCCCTGCCGAAACAGAATATGTACCAATCGCTGCACACCACGGTGATCGGTCCGTACGGCGAACGCATGGAGGTGCAGATCCGCACCCACGCCATGCACCGGGTTGCCGAGTTCGGTATCGCCGCACACTGGCGATACAAGGGCGGGCGGCGCCAGGCGGAGGACGATGCGCAGCGCTTCACCTGGTTGCGCCAGCTCCTCGAGTGGCAGCAAAACACGCAGGACCCGCAGGAGTTCCTGCGTTCGGTCAAGGAAGACCTGTTCAGCGAAGAGGTGTTTGTCTTCACGCCGCAGGGCGACCTGCTTAACTTCCCCGAGGGTTCGACGGTCATCGACTTCGCGTACCGCATCCACTCCGAGGTGGGGCACCACTGCACGGGGGCGCGGGTCAACGGCCGGCTCGTCCCCCTGCGCTACCATCTGCACAGCGGCGATACGGTCGAAATTATCACGACGGCGAGTCAGACGCCGAGCAAGGACTGGCTCAATTTCGTCAAGACCAGCCGCGCCAAGCAGAAGATCCGCAACTGGATCAAGTACCAGCAGCGGACGCGCAGCGTCGCGCTCGGACGGGAAATTATCGAGCGCGATCTGGCGCGCCACAGCCTCGATCTCGGCCGGCTGCGCAAGGACGGCAGGCTTACCCAGGTCGTCGCTGCGCTGGGGCAGAAGGACGAAGAGACCGTCCTGGCGAGCATCGGCTACGGGAAGCTGACGACACACCAGGTGCTCGCTCACCTGCTGCCCGCGGAAGCGTTGCAGCAGGGGCCCGTCGACGAAAGCCCGCTGCGCCGCTTGTTCCGGCGGATTGCCCGACAGAGCCCTGCCGGCGTGCGCGTCAGCGGAGTTGAAGACATGCTCGTGCGGTTCGGGAAGTGTTGTGCCCCGCTGCCCGGGGAGCGCATTCTCGGTTTCGTCACGCGGGGGCGCGGTGTCACCGTGCATGCCATCGACTGTCCGCGGGTGCTGGAGAGCGACCCCGAGCGGCGCGTCGAGGCCGTATGGGACGACGGTGCCTCCGGACCACGCCCGGTGACGCTGGAAGTGGCATGCATCGACGAGCCGGGCCTGCTGGCGGCGATCAGCAAGGCGATCAGTTCGACAGGGGTTAACATCAGCGGCGCGCAGATCCGCAGCGTACCCGAGAAAAAGGCCCTCAATACCTTCGACGTCGTCGTTAACAGCGTCGACCAGCTCAACCGCGTGATCCGGGCTATCGGCAAGGTGCGCGGGGTGATGAAAGTGGCCCGCGCCCGCGGCTGA
- a CDS encoding AAA family ATPase has product MLITISGTPGSGKTTVAKLLSARLGLPHIYAGDLYRRAAAERGISLAEFNRLSEQDHSIDRDLDARMAAYACAGNAILEGRLAAFVARQEGVDALKVFLTASDAVRAQRVGQREGSDWEHVLEQNRARQASDAGRYRDIYGFDLGDTSIYDIVLDTDRATPDELAEHVLAAVRERYGADAVCDP; this is encoded by the coding sequence ATGCTGATCACGATCTCGGGTACGCCGGGGAGCGGCAAGACGACGGTGGCAAAGCTGTTGAGTGCCCGGCTGGGCCTGCCGCACATCTACGCGGGCGACCTGTACCGCCGGGCAGCCGCCGAGCGCGGTATTTCGCTGGCGGAGTTCAACCGCCTTTCGGAGCAGGACCATTCGATCGACCGCGATCTGGACGCGCGCATGGCCGCATATGCCTGTGCCGGCAATGCCATACTCGAAGGCAGGCTGGCCGCTTTCGTCGCCCGCCAGGAAGGCGTCGATGCGCTCAAGGTGTTCCTGACCGCCAGTGACGCCGTGCGGGCCCAGCGCGTCGGCCAGCGCGAGGGTAGCGACTGGGAGCACGTGTTGGAGCAGAATCGAGCGCGCCAGGCGTCCGACGCCGGCCGTTACCGGGATATCTACGGCTTCGACCTCGGCGACACTTCGATCTACGACATCGTCCTCGATACCGACCGCGCCACCCCCGACGAGCTTGCGGAGCATGTCCTTGCCGCCGTGCGCGAGCGGTACGGGGCAGACGCGGTCTGCGATCCATGA
- a CDS encoding methylcrotonoyl-CoA carboxylase: protein MRRIESKIRTSDPEFQANRAYQEGLATELRSRLETAQAGGPEELRRRHKERGKLLARERIDALLDPDTPFLEIAPLAAWGLYGNEAPAAGIVTGIGVIHGREAVVVANDATVKGGTYYPLTVKKHLRAQEIAFENRLPCVYLVDSGGAFLPLQAEIFPDRDHFGRIFYNQARLSAERIPQIAVVMGSCTAGGAYVPAMCDETVIVRGTGTIFLGGPPLVKAATGEEVTAEELGGGDVHTRISGVSDHLAANDHHAIELTRSIFQSLGPTTRTTLDCEAPEDPAYDPHEIYGIVPRDARKQFDVREVIARLVDGSRFHEFKALYGTTLVTGFARIHGYLVGVVANNGILFSESSLKAAHFIELCGQRKIPLVFLQNITGFIVGKQYEHGGIAKDGAKMVHAVSTAAVPRYTVMIGASNGAGNYGMCGRAYQPRLLFMWPNGRISVMGGEQAASTLLTVKLQQLAAKKQTMTPEEQAAFTAPILAKYEEEGSPYYSTARLWDDGVLDPVDTRDVLGLALAAARNAPVPDTRPGVFRM, encoded by the coding sequence ATGCGGCGCATCGAGTCGAAGATCCGCACCTCCGATCCGGAGTTCCAGGCGAACCGCGCCTACCAGGAGGGACTCGCCACCGAATTGCGGTCGCGCCTCGAAACCGCGCAGGCTGGCGGACCCGAAGAGCTGCGCCGCCGCCATAAGGAGCGGGGCAAGCTGCTCGCGCGCGAGCGCATCGACGCCCTGCTCGACCCCGATACTCCTTTTCTCGAAATCGCCCCGCTGGCCGCATGGGGCCTCTACGGCAATGAAGCGCCGGCCGCCGGAATCGTCACCGGCATCGGCGTCATCCACGGCCGCGAGGCCGTTGTCGTCGCCAACGACGCCACCGTCAAAGGCGGCACGTATTATCCCCTCACGGTCAAGAAACATCTGCGGGCTCAGGAGATCGCCTTCGAGAACCGGTTACCCTGCGTCTATCTCGTCGACTCCGGCGGCGCCTTTCTCCCTCTGCAGGCGGAGATCTTCCCCGACCGCGATCACTTCGGACGCATCTTCTACAACCAGGCTCGCCTGTCGGCGGAACGCATCCCACAGATCGCCGTGGTCATGGGCTCGTGTACGGCGGGCGGGGCCTACGTACCGGCGATGTGCGACGAAACCGTCATCGTGCGCGGCACCGGCACGATATTCCTCGGCGGGCCGCCCCTGGTGAAGGCAGCCACCGGCGAAGAGGTCACGGCCGAGGAGCTGGGCGGCGGCGACGTCCACACCCGCATCTCCGGCGTCTCCGACCACCTCGCCGCCAATGACCACCACGCCATCGAGCTGACACGCTCGATCTTCCAAAGCCTCGGCCCGACCACCCGCACCACCCTGGATTGCGAGGCGCCCGAGGACCCGGCTTACGACCCGCACGAGATCTACGGCATCGTCCCGCGCGATGCGCGCAAGCAGTTCGACGTTCGCGAGGTTATCGCCCGACTCGTCGACGGCAGCCGCTTCCACGAATTCAAGGCGCTTTACGGCACGACCCTGGTCACCGGATTCGCCCGCATCCACGGCTACCTCGTCGGCGTCGTCGCCAACAACGGCATCCTGTTTTCCGAATCGTCCCTCAAGGCCGCACACTTCATCGAGCTATGCGGGCAACGGAAGATCCCCCTCGTGTTCCTGCAAAACATCACCGGGTTCATCGTCGGCAAGCAGTACGAGCACGGCGGCATCGCCAAGGACGGCGCCAAGATGGTACACGCGGTCAGCACCGCCGCCGTACCCAGGTACACGGTGATGATCGGCGCCTCGAACGGCGCCGGCAACTATGGCATGTGCGGCCGCGCCTATCAGCCACGCCTGCTGTTCATGTGGCCCAACGGCCGCATCTCGGTAATGGGCGGCGAGCAGGCGGCAAGTACACTGCTGACGGTAAAACTGCAGCAGCTCGCCGCGAAGAAACAGACCATGACCCCCGAAGAACAGGCCGCGTTCACCGCCCCGATCCTCGCCAAGTACGAAGAAGAAGGCAGCCCCTACTACTCGACCGCCCGCCTCTGGGACGACGGCGTCCTCGACCCGGTCGACACCCGCGACGTGCTCGGACTCGCCCTGGCGGCGGCCCGCAATGCGCCGGTGCCGGACACGCGTCCGGGGGTCTTTCGCATGTAG
- the accC gene encoding acetyl-CoA carboxylase biotin carboxylase subunit, protein MPAIRRVLIANRGEIAVRIMRACRELGIATIAVYSEADAHAPHVLCADDAVCVGPPPGHESYLNIPRIVAAAQGTDADAVHPGYGFLAENAAFAAAVEAAGLTFIGPSPRAIAAMGDKTLARQTVAAAGVPVVPANEDPPRDAEQLAAAAATLGYPLLIKAAAGGGGKGMRIVRAGADLAQSFSAAAREALGAFGDDRLFLERYVERPRHVEVQVLADNHGSVVHLGERECSIQRRHQKIVEETPSPAVDPALRRRMTDAALAAARSVGYRNAGTVEFLLDADGSFYFLEMNTRLQVEHPITELVTGLDLVHAQIRVAGGEPLWVQQDDIRPRGHAIECRVYAEDPAHGFLPSPGTIRYLREPFGPGIRVDSGIAAGFAVPLYYDPLLAKISVWGEDREAARRRMLGALGDCVILGCMTCIPFLIDILEHPAFARGETHTHFIEDHIPAWPGRTRHQLVAAIAAAIDSSRRTAVAADGTAPATPETPWQTLGLWRLGRG, encoded by the coding sequence ATGCCTGCCATCCGCCGCGTCCTCATCGCTAATCGTGGAGAGATCGCCGTCCGCATCATGCGCGCTTGTCGCGAGCTGGGGATCGCCACGATCGCCGTCTACTCCGAGGCCGACGCGCATGCGCCGCACGTGCTGTGCGCCGACGATGCCGTGTGTGTCGGACCACCGCCAGGCCACGAGAGCTACCTCAACATTCCGCGCATCGTCGCCGCCGCTCAGGGAACCGACGCCGACGCCGTCCATCCCGGTTACGGTTTCCTTGCCGAAAATGCCGCTTTCGCCGCCGCAGTCGAAGCTGCCGGGCTGACCTTCATCGGACCGAGTCCCCGGGCGATCGCGGCCATGGGCGACAAGACCCTGGCGCGGCAGACGGTGGCCGCCGCCGGCGTGCCCGTCGTCCCGGCTAACGAAGACCCACCTCGCGACGCCGAACAACTGGCCGCCGCTGCCGCAACCCTGGGTTATCCGCTGCTCATCAAGGCCGCCGCCGGCGGCGGCGGCAAGGGCATGCGCATCGTGCGCGCCGGCGCCGATTTGGCACAGTCGTTCAGTGCCGCCGCGCGCGAAGCTCTCGGAGCCTTCGGCGACGACCGCCTCTTTCTCGAACGCTACGTCGAGCGCCCCCGGCACGTCGAAGTGCAGGTGCTCGCCGACAACCACGGCAGCGTCGTACACCTCGGCGAACGCGAGTGTTCCATTCAGCGCCGCCATCAGAAGATCGTCGAGGAAACCCCATCGCCGGCCGTCGATCCGGCGCTGCGCCGCCGCATGACCGATGCCGCGCTCGCGGCGGCGCGCAGTGTCGGGTACCGCAACGCGGGCACGGTCGAGTTCCTGCTCGATGCGGACGGCAGTTTCTACTTCCTCGAGATGAACACCCGCTTGCAGGTCGAGCACCCGATCACCGAGCTGGTCACCGGCCTCGACCTCGTCCACGCACAGATTCGCGTCGCCGGCGGCGAGCCGCTCTGGGTGCAGCAGGACGACATCCGCCCGCGCGGCCACGCCATCGAGTGCCGCGTGTACGCCGAAGACCCGGCGCACGGATTCCTGCCGAGCCCGGGAACGATTCGTTATCTGCGCGAGCCGTTCGGGCCAGGCATCCGCGTCGACTCGGGCATCGCGGCGGGGTTCGCGGTGCCGCTGTACTACGATCCCCTGCTGGCCAAGATCTCCGTGTGGGGCGAGGACCGCGAGGCCGCCCGCCGGCGCATGCTCGGCGCCCTCGGGGATTGCGTGATTCTCGGCTGCATGACCTGCATTCCCTTCCTGATCGATATCCTCGAACACCCGGCGTTCGCCCGCGGCGAGACGCACACGCACTTCATCGAGGATCACATCCCAGCCTGGCCCGGGCGCACGCGGCACCAACTCGTGGCCGCGATCGCCGCCGCGATCGACAGCTCGCGCCGCACCGCAGTCGCGGCTGACGGCACCGCACCCGCAACGCCAGAGACTCCGTGGCAAACCCTCGGTCTGTGGAGGCTCGGCCGCGGATGA